One window of the Eucalyptus grandis isolate ANBG69807.140 chromosome 6, ASM1654582v1, whole genome shotgun sequence genome contains the following:
- the LOC104449213 gene encoding LOW QUALITY PROTEIN: receptor protein-tyrosine kinase CEPR1 (The sequence of the model RefSeq protein was modified relative to this genomic sequence to represent the inferred CDS: inserted 1 base in 1 codon), which produces MALHSAVFLCVSLVCLSCLSQAASTNQSQFFALMKDSYXGNAMLSWNLDGGAENSFCSFEGVTCNHQGEVVELDIDGKSLSGEFPADICSYLPQLRILRLGRNKLRGDFYNSFINCSLLEELDMSFLYLHGTLPDFSPMQSLRILDLSSNLFTGKFPMSVFNLTNLESLNFNENDRFEPWRLPETISQLSKLKSLILMTCMAEGRIPPSIGNMTSLVDLELGGNYLVGPIPKELGLLKNLKQLELYYNQLNGSIPEELGNLTELIDLDMSVNLLTGRIPESVCRLPHLEVLQVYNNSLSGELPSVIGSSTALTILSIYGNQFTGEIPWNLGQSSPLIVLDLSENQFSGPLPTEACKGGKLQYFLFLANNFSGKLPPSYANCLTLLRFRVNSNDLEGPIPEGLLSLPHASIIDLSDNHLSGTIAGTIGNARNLSEFFIQKNDITGVIPPEISGATNLVKIDLSGNRLWGPIPSEIGNLKKLNLLLLQSNRLNSSIPKSLSSLKSLNVLDLSNNLLTGKIPESLCELLPNSINFSNNHLSGPIPPSLVKGGLVESLAGNPGLCISASADSSDKSFPICPQTSSRKKLNSIWAIAISSAIITLGTILFLKRYCSKERSVMDRDETHSLSLFSYDVKSFHRISYDHQEIVDALVNENIVGRGGSGTVYRIALKSGEVVAVKRLWSRSAKDCVPEDHSVLDRGLKTEVETLGNVRHKNIVKLYSYFSSRDCSLLVYEYMPNGNLYEALHKGPLNLDWPIRHQIALGIAQGLEYLHHDLPTPIIHRDIKSTNILLDAHFQPKVADFGIAKVLQARGGKDSTSTVIAGTYGYLAPEYAYSSKATTKCDVYSFGVVLLELITGKRPVEHEFGENKNITCWVSTKVDTKEGTVEVLDKRLSSSFREDIIRVLRIAICCTYGAPALRPTMNEVVHLLIEADPCKFGSCKTSDKIKETFDPPKTK; this is translated from the exons ATGGCTCTTCACTCTGCCGTCTTCCTCTGCGTGTCGCTTGTATGCCTGTCGTGCCTATCTCAAGCGGCCAGCACAAACCAATCCCAATTCTTCGCCCTGATGAAGGATTCTT ATGGAAATGCTATGTTGAGTTGGAATCTCGATGGAGGGGCAGAGAATTCCTTCTGCAGCTTTGAAGGCGTCACCTGCAACCATCAAGGGGAGGTGGTAGAGTTGGACATAGACGGGAAGTCGCTCTCTGGTGAGTTTCCTGCCGATATCTGCTCTTACCTGCCGCAGTTGCGCATCCTTAGGCTCGGCCGCAATAAGCTCCGTGGCGACTTCTACAACAGCTTCATCAACTGCTCTCTTTTGGAAGAGCTCGACATGAGCTTCTTGTACCTCCACGGAACTCTACCTGATTTTTCTCCTATGCAATCTCTCCGGATACTCGACCTCTCGTCCAATCTCTTCACAGGCAAGTTCCCCATGTCAGTCTTTAACCTTACCAACCTCGAGTCGCTCAACTTCAACGAGAACGACCGCTTCGAACCCTGGAGACTTCCCGAGACCATCTCGCAGCTGAGCAAACTCAAGTCCTTGATCTTGATGACGTGCATGGCCGAGGGACGGATCCCGCCATCCATAGGAAACATGACCTCGTTGGTTGATCTTGAATTGGGTGGGAATTACCTGGTGGGGCCAATCCCCAAAGAGCTCGGCCTGCTAAAGAACTTGAAGCAACTAGAGCTGTACTACAACCAGCTCAATGGTAGCATACCAGAGGAGCTTGGGAATCTTACCGAGCTCATAGACTTGGACATGTCGGTCAACCTGTTGACGGGGAGAATCCCGGAGTCTGTGTGCAGGCTCCCTCATCTCGAAGTCTTGCAAGTTTACAACAACAGCCTCAGCGGAGAACTCCCGAGCGTGATCGGCAGTTCAACAGCCCTGAccattttgtcaatttatggCAACCAGTTCACAGGGGAAATCCCGTGGAATTTGGGGCAATCGTCGCCTTTGATCGTCCTAGACCTATCTGAAAACCAATTCTCCGGTCCCCTGCCAACAGAAGCCTGCAAAGGAGGTAAACTGCAGTATTTCCTATTCCTGGCTAATAATTTCTCTGGAAAGTTACCGCCCAGTTATGCAAATTGCTTGACCCTGTTGCGGTTCCGGGTTAATTCTAACGACCTAGAGGGCCCAATCCCGGAAGGACTTCTAAGTTTGCCTCACGCTTCGATCATAGATTTGTCTGATAATCATCTGAGTGGTACTATAGCGGGTACAATCGGGAATGCGAGGAACTTGTCGGAGTTCTTCATACAGAAAAACGACATCACAGGCGTGATACCTCCTGAAATCTCTGGAGCCACCAACTTAGTCAAGATTGATCTGAGTGGCAATAGGCTATGGGGTCCAATACCTTCAGAAATCGGCAACCTCAAGAAGCTCAATTTGTTGCTGCTGCAAAGTAATAGGCTGAATTCTTCCATCCCCAAGTCCCTGTCTTCACTGAAGTCACTCAATGTTCTTGACCTCTCCAACAACCTCCTGACAGGGAAAATCCCCGAAAGTCTCTGCGAATTGTTGCCGAACTCCATTAACTTCTCAAACAATCATCTTTCCGGTCCAATTCCGCCTTCACTAGTGAAAGGAGGTTTGGTAGAAAGCTTGGCCGGCAACCCAGGACTCTGCATTTCTGCATCCGCCGATTCATCGGATAAGAGTTTCCCCATATGCCCACAGACCTCCTCGCGGAAGAAGCTGAATTCTATATGGGCGATAGCAATTTCATCGGCTATCATTACTTTGGGAACAATACTGTTCCTCAAGCGCTACTGCAGCAAGGAGAGATCGGTCATGGACCGTGATGAGACGCACTCTTTGTCACTCTTCTCATATGACGTGAAGAGTTTCCATCGAATAAGCTATGATCACCAGGAGATCGTTGACGCCTTGGTCAATGAGAACATAGTGGGACGCGGCGGTTCCGGCACGGTCTACAGGATAGCGCTGAAAAGTGGGGAAGTTGTTGCCGTGAAGAGGTTGTGGAGCCGAAGTGCAAAAGATTGCGTCCCCGAAGATCATTCAGTTCTGGACAGGGGGTTGAAGACCGAAGTGGAAACTCTGGGAAATGTAAGGCACAAGAACATAGTCAAGCTGTACAGTTACTTCTCGAGTCGCGATTGCAGTTTGCTGGTTTACGAGTACATGCCTAACGGAAATCTCTATGAGGCACTCCACAAGGGGCCCCTCAATCTGGATTGGCCCATCCGTCATCAGATTGCGCTAGGGATCGCACAGGGTTTGGAATACCTCCATCACGATCTGCCAACGCCTATTATTCACAGAGACATCAAGTCGACCAACATCCTGCTCGATGCTCACTTTCAACCCAAGGTCGCTGATTTCGGCATAGCCAAAGTTTTGCAGGCAAGAGGCGGCAAGGATTCGACTTCTACTGTCATCGCGGGGACTTATGGGTACCTGGCCCCAG AATATGCATATTCATCAAAAGCAACCACCAAGTGTGATGTGTACAGCTTCGGGGTCGTCTTGCTGGAACTAATAACGGGGAAGAGGCCAGTAGAGCATGAGTTTGGAGAGAACAAGAACATCACATGCTGGGTTTCGACCAAAGTGGACACCAAGGAAGGCACTGTAGAAGTTTTGGACAAGCGATTATCGAGTTCGTTTAGGGAAGACATAATTCGGGTTCTTCGGATTGCCATTTGCTGCACTTATGGAGCCCCTGCTCTTCGTCCAACCATGAATGAGGTCGTTCACTTGCTGATAGAGGCCGACCCTTGCAAATTCGGTTCTTGCAAAACGTCAGACAAGATTAAAGAAACATTCGATCCTCCTAAAACAAAGTAA